GAAGTGGGTTAAGATTTTTCAGTCACCACATCATGCCATGAAACTCTGCTTTGATATTTCTTGGAAACATAATTGCAAGTATGTTCTCATGCCTGTTTCTCACAAGAGTCATGACACTGAAGGTTGTCATTTCCTTCCTGGTTTCCCAATTAGGAAGAACTACCTAATGCCACCTCCTGATAAGAAACATGATTTAAAAGAATCCTCTTGAATGACgaaaaaaacaaactgcagtgattgacagcccaatgctatgtctactcagaagtaagctccattatagtcaatgggacttactcccaggaaaatgtggataggattgggctctgaatcagttgaatataatttatttattttttttaaactcaccttgatctaaatcagtggttcccaacctttaggagtccacagaccactgaggcaaaaatttgaatcatcatggaccacatgaaATCCCACCCATCTCCTGTACATAAAAAGTACGATTAAATCTGTAGTAATTAGATATTTAATAGAGATTAGATTTATGATGTAAATAGATTTGTGGGTTGCTTCTTTTGTTGCTAGCTGCAGCATGCAtggtccattcccccccccccaagtctatgGGAAAGTGTCTCTGGAGCTAGCACTCCCAcacggactaccagagagggtggaaaatgaaaccaccaccaccaccaccccccacagcCGACACTTCAGTGCAGGTTATGACTGtgagcagtccattctctgccctgtcTGGTGATCTTTGGGGGAGGacttgcttggcaagatgctggaaatgcttgaagattattttttttcctgagacctcatggaccacttctcagggtctcgcagaccacctgtggtccaaggaccataggttgggaaccagtggtctaaaTACTGCCCATCTCAGTAATAGCAAAAATGTTTGCTGTGTTTAGAAAGCTTAATAGTGTGGGAGTCTACCACTGGGTTCAATTTGAAAAACAGACTAGGTCCCAAAGGTCATTCAGTTAGTGTCTGACCCAAGGGGCTTGGAGCAGATGCTAGGAACAAGCATCAGAGCATTTCTGTTGCCTTCGTGACCTGCTTGTAAGTTCATAGATTCATCCAGTTATTGGAAACAGAAAGCAGGATTAGACAGGCTTTTTGTCCAGGTCCCAGCATAATTGGTCTTACGTTGTCGTGATTTTGTGTTGCTAAAACAGCAGCTCATTTCATCCTTTCCTAGCTGTCCAACAAAAATTTCTGGATAAGAAGCAATTTCCAGTAGCAGTTTGTGAGGCAGGGCAGCCAGGGGAATCTAAAAATTTCCCCTGTATCTTTTCAATCAGGAGATGACTCGAGAATCTTTCCTCCCATGTTGCCtcgttcttttttcccccctctctgtaATAAGCAGAGCTtcaggtgtgctgcacagcagaGTGGGAGAAGTAGATAAAAGATGCAAGGGGATAATGGGTGGAAGAAGCTGCAGCTGTTTTGCTTCTCTATTCAGTAACAAATACCGAGCTACAAGGAAAATCTCTGGGTTGCAGACTGGAAACAATGAAAGGGAGTTTGCTATTCAACACAGTCTTAAATAATGAGATGAAGGGGGCCATTTCACCCTACTTAGAAGCCCCCATGTGTATGGAGTTGGGGGCTTTAGTCAGCTGTTGTGGCCTTTGTAACCTCCTTTTGCACTGGAAAGGCTGACTCTGGATGTGTATTGACAGTGCCCGTTTGGCTGACACTTCTATCTGTGGAACTTGTGCCTGGTTTGCTCACATCTGCTTTCTAGCCAAGTCCATCCAGCTGACCATGACTGAGGGGGAGGTACAGGAGGTTAAGCTGGGGTTTTTTGCCATTGGAATAAACAATAGGAAAAGGTGAATTGCCCCATTAAAAGAGGTGTCTGGCGTGGGATGGCATGTGTTTTGTTCCAAAACTTGCAGAGTTAACTCCATATTGCTGACATGCCCCTCTAGGCCCAGGAGGCAGTAAGAGAACTGCAGCTGATCCCAGCTAAGACCAAGTGTAAGTTGCTTGTCTTacactttcatttcattttgcctCTAATTTCAAGTGTCTGGTTTGGTTTCTTAACCCTTATTTGAATCTTGtccattttcagtttttaaattcTTAATAAACTATTTCTGTTACTGAAATCTCACTGGCCTGTTTCTTTCAGACCAGAGTGGAGAATTAGTGCCTCTTGCTGTCTTACATAATGCTTGGGGCTAATGCTAAGGCTAATGTACCTTGTGTATACAGCTTGCATAGGAGCCAGGGTTGGCCAGATAAAttattccccccaccaccactttagCAACTGGTTTTCTTACTGGGAGGGAACCCTAGTAATTGGGCTCCCCCCAGGCAGATGTGAAAGGTGTTCCCTTGTTTGCTTTTCCCTCTCTAGTGGCAGGAACTACCCTTCTTGGGTCTGTGTCAGGAGTCAATGCTGTGACAGTCACTCCATGAGGTATGCAAGAGAAGGCTAGATGCATGAGCCGTGTGCCTTGCTTTTTCCTCATCCCCCATGGTGGGTTGAGGCAGCCTCACCAGATCATCACAAGTCCCTTAAATGAAAAGATGCCACTTGCCACAAATAACTTTTATTATAAAAAGATTCTTGGCTTCAAGAAAACTGAACTCTGGAAATGTGTACATATTTAAAATGCTGCACACATACTTTAGTGCTAATTTAAAATTATCATTAGCattgcatatctactctgaagtagtcccactgaaataGTCAGCACTGCTCTACAAGGCAACGTAGCCTAAAGCTTCCTGTTTGAACAGGAAATAACATTTATGTACCTCTTTAACTTCTTCCACTAATGTAACTAATTTAAACCTAGTCTCGATAGAGTATCTCAAAGTGGGAAGCAgtttccattctgcccactcaGACTTGTGTTACTTTGCTGTTAACAGTTAGTAAAGAAGCTCATGAGCATTAAATATGAACAATCTTGCTGGCATAATCTCTGGTAGTTAAACCTAGACCGCAAAACATATTTCATGATAAAGCACTGAAGGGGTTCTCAGGATCTTCTGGTCACATGTCTAGATAGCAGCTTCCTGCATTTTCAGCCCATTGCCTCTGATACTAACTCAGAAGTACAGGAAACCAGCAAAGATCTGACAATTTACACTATAACACTGCAAACTGCCATAGAATTGCCCACTAACCAGAAATGCCAGGATTGTTCTTCTTCTTTTAACAGTAGCTTAACACAGGTGACTATCAGTAGGTAAATCCTTTCCTGGCATGGGGATGCACAGTTCTGTCTACTAATGCCAGCAGATCAAAGCGTTTAGAAAGGCAAAGGAAAATCCCCacctctgagtaaacaggcagtgTTGGGTATAAAATTATAGCAAGTGTATAGAAAGAGACTTTTCTAATATCTTACACCTGGGGGGTGGTTAACATCCCCCAGGTTAATTTTTGCAATAGGATATTTAAAAAAAGTAGTTTTTCACATAGTTATGCATTAACGTGTAGAACTCACCACCACAAAGTATGGCAACAGCCCTTAGCTTAGATTGTCGTCTCCCCTTTTTCAAGTACTAGACAAATAGGTTTGTTATGGCAAATAGGTTTAGGTGGTGGCAACAAACACCAGCAAAGTGTTGTTGATTTGTGTCCTGTTCATGACCTTCCAGAGGCATTAGGCTGGCTACTGTTGGAAACagggtgctgggctagatggaactGGGCCTGAAGATAGCAATTGTGATGGATAGAATGGAATACTTAATGGATGGAATTGCTGTAATGTACTAGATCCAACAGCTTGATCCATAATAATAATGTACTAGATCCAACAGCAACAGCTtcaacaggctggccaaaccaggttgagggtagctgTCGGGTCACTGACCTTCGGcaagattgggacttgtctatcccgagcatgtgaagacagactccagcggattgagcggatgagacctactagaataggaccaacagTCATGAAGGTTgtttctgcaagcgacgtggtaCGCTAAGAGCATGGCAAGACACGAAAGatgccctggtcaaccactgcgtCCAGCCCATCTCTAACCGTcccgacttttgtcctgccattggagcaagatggaatctgggaagagagagtgaggctgactatgtgcACCTCTCCcccactttaatccaattcacgcgcaagtcttgacatcccagatgtcacctctgggggctgggagataagaatagaccctcagtttggctgtacttgtcataagaggtgactaaacagccaccgggtagatgggactcgttagcctgggaaggcagctcatctgagagaaggaaaactctgatcccaaatctccactgctttgtggctacattcagttatggaaaaggcttcaggagtcaacctcgaggcaaaatctggagctggcgtccctgaggcagttcatggctgaacacagtcacgttctggcaactcctgcaacgccgctggaaccaaccgtattggcctctgcctttccattggaccatttcagcgacgtggagaggggggatttgctgcatgggaaacagtctatcctccatatctactttacccaggcttcacactctggagaggacattctgttccagaaccaccattcagagcacgataccatagtcttccgagactcaAGGATGCCAATGTGACTAGATCCATTTCATGCTAGCCtgattttttaaagggaaaatgggAAAATCTGCGCTAGTAAAGATTCTGTCTACTAACAATTCCAGTTGAAAACCTTTACAGGTTTATTTATTCAACTATCCTACGGAGAAGCTACTGATCCTTCCCTTTTATACTTCAATAAAGAGTTTCTGTTAAAGTGAATCAAGCTTCTTCAGAGGctttttaaacagtttttaaaaaatgcatataaaTTGCACCCTGGTCAGTTTTACATTCCTTTTTTGTTTACATATTATGTCCTCTTTTGATCCTGGCTTTGGATTCCGCTTCTGCCAACAAAATCATGTATTTGTTAGAGTTGTACCTTTTTTCCCCGGCAGGTTCCCTGAAGATTTTGCTACCTGTGCTGCAGGAGTAACTTTACCAGGCATGGGGATGCCATGATAAGGAATGTTTCAGCCCCCTGTTTAATTTCTGTCCACCATACACATTGAATGCACAGGGGCCCTACCAGAATAAAAGGTGGCAGTTTTAGTACCATATTTCCCTAAATCCTCACAAAGCCTCTTAAAGCCTTGTCTGCTTTTTGAAGAGAGAATCTGCTTGGATGTGGGTGGCAGAAAGACGTTAGAGGCTGCTTCTTCAGTCACTGAGACAACAGGCCTATGGGATTTCTCTCGGCCACACAGTTATTAAAAGAAAGGAATGAGAATCCCATTCCATCTTAGTAGCTGAACCAGAATTGGACAGTGATCAGAGTTAAAAGAATTCAGTCTCGATTCCCTTTAGTTCTTGCAATGAATGCGTATTTGTTGTGTATTTATTGAGAAAGAAAGTTTTGTTGTGCTTTTTGCATAGAAAAGTCTAATCGTGACTGGTCCTCCATGAATGCTAACAAACCGCGATCCTGCTTTTCATATGATGTGGCTGCTGCATTAAAGAAATGGTTTTGTAACGTCAGAGGAAATGCGGAATGGAGCTTAAAAGACTTTACACTCATTAACAGAAAAAATCTTCCTCCTGGCTCGTTTTCTTGCTTGATTCACAGCAGTTCTCACAGCACACTCAAACACCTGTTGTACGCCCCTGTTGCCAAGAGAGGAGCACTCCACATAGCCCTTTGCCCGGAGGTCTTTGGCCAGTTGCTTCCCAAGCACTGTGCTAATGCAGTTTGTACTATAAGGTCCCATTTCCCTCTGGTCAATCTGAGTAGCCACCACTAAAATTGGGATGCGAGGCAAATGGGTCCTGATCTCTGTAACCCATTTATTCCGCAAGCTGAGAAATGAATTGTGATTGGCCACTGAGAAGCACATCAATATCACGTCAGCCTGCTGATAGGAAAGGGGGCGGATGCTTTTGAAGGAATCATTGCCAGCTGTGTCCCAAAGGCCTAAATTAATCTGGGTGCCATCCAGGAAAACATCAACTCCAGTGTTTTCATAAACCGTTGGCCTGTAAGCGTCTGGAAAAGTCTCTGAGGTAAAACGCAACAGAAGTGCTGTTTTCCCAACAGCAGCATCTCCGACCAGAACACATTTGACTGAGTCCAACATTTCCTCAATGTCTGCTGATCCTAGAATGGAGTCTAGAGAGGTAGTTCCTGAATGCCTGGCACTGTGAATGCCATTCAGTAGGAACCTAGTCAGGCTTCTATTGCAGGTCTTGGTGTTTCACTCAAGGAGCTAACAATATCCTTCTCTCTTGCACGACTTGCCACACCAAACCAGTTTCCTGCAATGAAAAGAACACAGATGTCATTGTAGCAAGTCACAGATAATAAACCTGATCTTAGACAAAAAGCCAAGAAgagaatacattaaaaaaaacaaactggcaaAAACgtaaaaaaaattggcaaaaaaaaattgaaaaaactTTCCTTAAAGTTCATGCATAATGTACACTTAGGTATGGTATCAACCATACCATGTCTTCTCAACAAATGCCTTATTTGAAGATATTGAAACTTTAGCATCCGTTCTGTTATTCCTTCTGATATTTCTCAATCTGACTGAATTTCTCCATATTTCACCCACTTCTGTATTTCTGTTAGACCAGCCATCTCCAATAAATGCCCTGTAGGTGCCCTCTACTGCATTCTGAGAGGTGAAAGTTAATGGTGAAAGACCCAggaaaagctttttttaaaaagttcaccaAATAGAGAATTTCTCCTGCACAGGTTCATATTAATGATCTCTCGGTCTTGCTTATTGCATCCTATGAGATAGTTTAGGCTGGCAGATAGCACTGGGCCAGGGTGACTCCATGAACTTTGCAGCCAAGCAGGGATCTGAAGCCAGGTCTAAATACAACTGCATTACACTTGTCTGTTGCTGAAGTATgggactcagtcctatccaactttccagcactgatacagccatgctagcagggtgtgtgctgcatcctatgctggg
This genomic interval from Tiliqua scincoides isolate rTilSci1 chromosome 6, rTilSci1.hap2, whole genome shotgun sequence contains the following:
- the RHOH gene encoding rho-related GTP-binding protein RhoH — translated: MLDSVKCVLVGDAAVGKTALLLRFTSETFPDAYRPTVYENTGVDVFLDGTQINLGLWDTAGNDSFKSIRPLSYQQADVILMCFSVANHNSFLSLRNKWVTEIRTHLPRIPILVVATQIDQREMGPYSTNCISTVLGKQLAKDLRAKGYVECSSLGNRGVQQVFECAVRTAVNQARKRARRKIFSVNECKVF